TCACATATGTTTTAAAGGATGGATGGTGCTGCTTCTCTCAGAGAAAGCACACGGAGCTCAAATATCTCTGCCCAGTTCGCTGCAGCGAGAAAAGACCTCAATATTGCCAACAGAATGCAAGAGGACCCAAACCCCTTAAATTGCCTCCTGGAACTAGTTGAAGGACACGATCTGTCAACTTAAAAAATATaccaaaatgttaattttgcaCTTTCTAAGTGATCAGGTAGGTGAAGCCTTCGTGTCTCTGGCAAACTGCAGCACAAGCCTTTCTCAGTTTCTGGGACGTACTGAACAGAGTCACTCAGAGTAGTTTTCAAAATCTCCCTGGTGTTTGGGAGAGTCCCCTAAATCAAGTTGTTCTGACCACTACAGACTACGCAAAAAAATCATTTGAGCACCAAGCTTGAAAATGGACACACACATACAGGTTTTCCTCAACTTTTCTGGAGAGTGGTAGAGTGAATGAAAGTTTCTAGAGGCTGAAAAGTGGCTACTTCACTTTCACAGAAATGcgatttttttccttatttgtacctgattatttgaaaatatttacagtaacCAGAGAAACATGCCAAGTTATATATTGCCAAGGCCACACAATGACAAAAACATATAGCAGCAAATTTCCAGTGCTGCCCATAAGCAGCATGAGGAGCCCACTCGTGACACCTTTAAGATCTGACCAAGGATTTAATGTAAATTTACTCTACCCGgggacaggagaaaaagaaaaaaaccaccaacaacaaaaaacagagaaaagaaattcaacCCCCCCCACACGTCCCACAGACACACCACCTTTGCTCTGAAGACTCCAGCAACCCGCACGCCTAAACTCCCCAAGATCGCAGCCAAACTGCTATCCTTAGCCCCCCAAAAAGTCACGTCTCGGTGCTGGTCacccctttcctctcccaggAGGCACAACCCCCCCAAACTTTAGCATTTAGAGCAGAAATGTAAGAGGAGACATTGCAAACAACTGGGAACCGCCATCTTACAAGCCATCCAATTTCACACAAGTACTTGTCCAACTTAAGTTAATAACATTTTCTGCTGGGTGCCCCGACGCCTAACAACCCCTCCAGGAGGATCGCTACCCCCCGCTGGCTCTATCTCTATAAAATGGGTGCGTTATCTGGCATTTTAACCTCCCCCAGACACATTTCTTTCGGGGAAGACTGAAATCACTTGACCCAGGCAGCTCCAGATTTCACGAACATCCCTGTTTAATCAAAATCTCCCTTTAAACAAAGGGCGCTCAGGCCGGGCTGGCAGCAGGGTctggaaatataaatattcttCTCGGGGGCCATGTGCACAGAAAGGTTTTAGGGGGCgtctggagaaagaaaggaactAAAATTTGCAAATGTGGGTGCGTAACGCGAGCGAGTGCACaggcggctgctgctgctgctgcgtgtctatatgtgtgtgtgtgtggctggagCAGCCTGTCAGCGCTTTTCCCATACGGAGAGCTCGGGGGACACCTAGGCTCCCCTTTGCAGCCCCCAAACCGGCCGAAAACCGCCTCCGAGCCCCCTTCGCCCCCCGCCCTTGGTAAGGCGACACCTCGCTTCATACGTACCCGGAAAACGGAGCCGGTGGGTGATGATCGGAGCGGCCAAAAAAGACAATGAAAGTTAAAAGTCGTTCAGCAGAAAATGAATGTGAGCCAAGCGGCCATCTTGAAATGAACTGCAGACGCTGTCAATTGCAATAAGCTTattgccgccgccgccgctgcgcTCCGCTCATTTTAGTTACAAAACACCCGGGTTTCCTCCTCTCGTCCACCGGCCCTTCTCGCTCCCTCGCTCTCCCTCCGAGTTCGCCGCCCGGGCGGCTCAGGCGCTGGGAGCGCAAAGTCTCCCCGGTCCGGATGGGTGCTCTCTCCACCAGCCCATTgtctctccctctgccccccgCTCCGCCTCGCGGCCTCGCTCGcgttcctttttttattattatgatgATTATTACGagtattattgttgttgttatttcaTAGTTGGTGGCGGGGACccggggagggaaggagggcgggcgggcgggcgggcgggaggAGGGCGGAGGAGGGAAGAATGCAACGCTGAAGGCACACAGTGGAAACTGACACCGTCCCCAAAATGGCTCGGAGTTCGCCCGCCCCGCCAGCGTCACGTGGGGCGCCTCATTCCTTAAGGGCGGCCTGGGAATTAGCGGCGCTGCCGCCGGGGCCCGGCAGCCTCCCCGTGACCCAATCCCGCACCCCGGCCGCCTCCTCCCCCTCCGCCCCcgcctccccccctcccctctcccgtccaccgccccctcccctcttcctcctccctcccctccccccggCCCTGCACGCGCTCGCCCGCGCGCCGCCGATGCCTCCTTTTTCCCCGCTGCTCtcgccgcccgcccgccccgacCCCCGGCCCCGCAGCTCCCGcccgccccccaccccccgcccGCAGCAGCCCGGCgcctccttctccccctccgCTCGCCACGCCGCTCCCCTTCGAGCTGCCGCCCGGGATCCTCGCCCCCCCCCAAGCCCGCCGCCCCCAGTCCCGAGCACCAGCTCCCCAACCTCTCTCTGCCCGCCCCCCCGGCACCCCCCGACGTGCGTCCCCCGCCCTACCCCACACTGCCCTTTCCACCTTCCCCACGACGCAGCCCCCCTGCCCGCATGCCCGCGGCCCCCCACACCGCCCGGCCGCCTTCCCCCCAGAGCCTTCGCCTACCTCCGCGATCTTGCTCCTCGCTCCCACCCGCGGCCCCCGACGCCCGCGGCGGGCCCTTCAGTCCCGTCTCGCCACCGAGCGAGAACCGCGGGAGACCCCGCCGTGGCCTCGCGCCCTCGCAGCCTCGTGCGCGCTGCCCTCTGCCCGCACGCGGCCGTGGGACGCGCCCCGCGCCCCACCAAGGCTGCG
This DNA window, taken from Calypte anna isolate BGI_N300 chromosome 2, bCalAnn1_v1.p, whole genome shotgun sequence, encodes the following:
- the LOC115597783 gene encoding basic proline-rich protein-like, whose amino-acid sequence is MPPFSPLLSPPARPDPRPRSSRPPPTPRPQQPGASFSPSARHAAPLRAAARDPRPPPSPPPPVPSTSSPTSLCPPPRHPPTCVPRPTPHCPFHLPHDAAPLPACPRPPTPPGRLPPRAFAYLRDLAPRSHPRPPTPAAGPSVPSRHRARTAGDPAVASRPRSLVRAALCPHAAVGRAPRPTKAARGPPPAGPHVPSGAAPTPSRPEQRPPGSARPGGHRAAAAASIAGIRRVPRPTEGTGSARRALPEREGMERGNPRRRSPPPRTRRRPQPGRGGAGREETVSAPDAAARARPPPRFFRGAAMPHRQVRAASAAATGTGTARGE